The window ATTTCTTCGACGAGGATCTCGGCGAGGACGAGTTCGACGATGGAATGGGGGAGTTCGACGACGGGGACGACGAGTTCGGTGGCGGTGGGGACGACTTCGACGATGACGCGGACGCCCTCGACGGCGGTATGGACGACTTCGACGACAGCGGCGATGCCGACGGTGACGAGGGGAAGTCCTTCGAGGAGTTGAAGGCCGAGTACGACGCCGGCGACGCGGAGTGGCAGGGAGAGGAGGCCGACGCCGGAGAGCCGCTGGACGCCCCGGACGCGGAACCGGCCGCGATGGACGGTGACGGGATGGAGGGGGCTCTCGACGAGGACATGGGTAGGGGCGGCCCGGAGGCCGACGAGGCGTTCGACACCGAGGGGCTGGACGAGGTCGTGGCCGACGATGCGGGGGCCACGACCACAGACACGGCAGCGAGCGACCACTCGGACGGCCGTCGCCCCCACCTCGACGCGCTCCCGGACGGCTACGCCAGCGACGTGGTCGTGATGGAGTGGCTCGAGTTCCTCGTCGACCAGGGGGGTGTCGACGGTGCGGCCCGGACCATCGCCTACTACGAGTCCATCGGCTGGCTCGGCGAGGCGGCCGCCGAGGACCTGCAGACGTACCTCGGCGGCTTCGGCGAGGCCGCTGCCGAGGACCTGCCGGACCCGGAGCCCGTCGAGGCCCGCTCGCCACTCAGTGTGCAGTGCCACCGGACGAGCCTGCGCTACGTCAGTCGGCTCTCCAGCGCCTCCATGGGCATGGACGTGATGGACCGGCTCGAGGAGGGCAATGCCGCCCACGCCCCGGCGCCGGACGCGAGGTCGTCCCGCCCCGACTGGCTGGCGGGCAACGGTCACGACTCGGCTGCACCCGCCGCACCCGCAGCGGAGGCGGCCGGCGGGCCGGCGACCGACGGCGGGACCGACCCCGGCGACGGGCGGGCACCGACCTGGCAGCAGCCGCCGGAGTCGAGGGCCGTCGGGAGCGAGGGGGGACACGACCCGGCCCCGGAGGAACGGCTGACCCGGGCTCGTGGGGCCGACGACGGGCCGCCGCCGGGTGGCCGCCGCGGTGTCGAGCGGACCGGGGCCGAGGCACCGACCCCCGAATCGACCGACGACCCCACCGACCAGTAAGATGCCAGGCACCAACGCCGAACGGAACCTGCTCTCGCTCGGGCTGAGTGACCACGACCGGCTGAACAAGGAGCTGGGCGGCGGTATCCCCAGGGGGAGCATCGTCCTCGTCGAGGGCGACTACGGTGCCGGCAAGAGCGCGCTCTCACAGCGGCTCGCCTACGGGTTCTGTGAGACGGGGACGAGCGTCACCTACCTCTCGACGGAGCTGACCATCGGCGGGTTCATCGACCAGATGCACTCGCTGGAGTACGGCGTGGTCGACCACCTCCTGAACGAGGAGCTCCTGTTCCTCCACGCCGACATCGACACGGGGGGCGTGCTATCGGGCGATGGCGAGGCCGAGAACGAGCGGATGGACCTGCTGTCGAGCCTGATGGACGCCGAGACGATGTGGGAACCCGAGGTCGTCATCATCGAC of the Haloglomus salinum genome contains:
- a CDS encoding FlaD/FlaE family flagellar protein gives rise to the protein MGLFGGGDEEEDTADEEPEEASDPLLDDGGDDLLEGGEDMAFGDMDDDDGGGGGGGAGNAELENRMDELENEVGSLSSTVNTVKSENEQISESVDDIEENIRKLLEVYEMVTRGVNPFVNEDDLGNAFDGGGGAAGGGASLFGGDDGGEDEEALDDDVAGADAEDFFDEDLGEDEFDDGMGEFDDGDDEFGGGGDDFDDDADALDGGMDDFDDSGDADGDEGKSFEELKAEYDAGDAEWQGEEADAGEPLDAPDAEPAAMDGDGMEGALDEDMGRGGPEADEAFDTEGLDEVVADDAGATTTDTAASDHSDGRRPHLDALPDGYASDVVVMEWLEFLVDQGGVDGAARTIAYYESIGWLGEAAAEDLQTYLGGFGEAAAEDLPDPEPVEARSPLSVQCHRTSLRYVSRLSSASMGMDVMDRLEEGNAAHAPAPDARSSRPDWLAGNGHDSAAPAAPAAEAAGGPATDGGTDPGDGRAPTWQQPPESRAVGSEGGHDPAPEERLTRARGADDGPPPGGRRGVERTGAEAPTPESTDDPTDQ
- a CDS encoding ATPase domain-containing protein, with the translated sequence MPGTNAERNLLSLGLSDHDRLNKELGGGIPRGSIVLVEGDYGAGKSALSQRLAYGFCETGTSVTYLSTELTIGGFIDQMHSLEYGVVDHLLNEELLFLHADIDTGGVLSGDGEAENERMDLLSSLMDAETMWEPEVVIIDTFDAILRNDPTFEALIRQNEERQAALEIISFFRNIISGGKVIVLTVDPSTVDQEAIGPFRAIADVFFELEMIEVGNDVRRQIAVKRFAGMGEQVGDSVGYSVRSGTGIVIENRSIA